In Pengzhenrongella sicca, a single genomic region encodes these proteins:
- a CDS encoding MraY family glycosyltransferase, whose protein sequence is MRVYLLVLFIAASITYVTTPIARWIALRSGAITAVRARDVHSVPTPRLGGIAMLAGLAVAFVVASQIPFLDGVFEDSRRVWGILGAATMVCLLGVADDIWDLDWMTKLVGQVLAAGYMAWSGVVLYQLPIGVLLIASPRLWLFLTVLTIVVAMNAVNFVDGLDGLAAGMIAIGGSAFFIYSYLLTRTASPTDVSNLATLVIAMLVGVCLGFLPHNFHPARIFMGDSGSMLIGLMIAAAAIVVTGQIDPGIVTGRQRVPAFLPIVLPVAVLLLPLLDMALAVVRRLGAGKSPFHPDRMHLHHRLLALGHSHQRAVVIMYLWTAVFAFGAAGLITLSTTTVLVILGVAVVIATLLTLGPLRARVRSTSPIPPAETAESAGAASTAGHTLDERSHP, encoded by the coding sequence ATGAGGGTCTACCTGCTCGTCCTGTTCATCGCGGCGTCGATCACCTACGTCACGACGCCGATCGCACGGTGGATCGCGCTGCGATCCGGCGCCATCACGGCGGTCCGGGCGCGTGACGTGCACTCGGTCCCGACGCCGCGCCTGGGCGGCATCGCGATGCTCGCCGGGCTCGCGGTCGCGTTCGTGGTCGCCAGCCAGATCCCCTTCCTCGACGGGGTCTTCGAGGACTCCCGCCGCGTGTGGGGGATCCTCGGCGCTGCGACCATGGTCTGCCTGCTCGGGGTCGCGGACGACATCTGGGACCTGGACTGGATGACCAAGCTCGTCGGCCAGGTGCTCGCGGCCGGCTACATGGCCTGGAGCGGGGTCGTGCTCTACCAGCTCCCGATCGGCGTCCTGCTCATCGCGTCGCCGCGGCTGTGGCTGTTCCTCACGGTGCTAACCATCGTCGTGGCGATGAACGCGGTGAACTTCGTCGACGGCCTGGACGGCCTCGCCGCGGGCATGATCGCCATCGGCGGCAGCGCGTTCTTCATCTACTCCTACCTGCTCACCCGCACCGCCAGCCCGACGGACGTGTCCAACCTCGCGACGCTCGTCATCGCCATGCTGGTGGGCGTGTGCCTGGGCTTCCTGCCGCACAACTTCCACCCGGCCCGGATCTTCATGGGCGACTCGGGTTCGATGCTGATCGGCCTGATGATCGCGGCCGCCGCGATCGTGGTCACCGGCCAGATCGACCCGGGCATCGTCACCGGTCGGCAGCGCGTCCCCGCCTTCCTCCCGATCGTGCTGCCGGTCGCCGTCCTGCTGCTGCCGCTCCTCGACATGGCTCTGGCCGTCGTGCGGCGGCTCGGCGCGGGCAAGTCGCCGTTCCATCCCGACCGCATGCACCTGCACCACCGGCTGCTCGCGCTCGGCCACTCCCACCAGCGCGCGGTCGTGATCATGTACCTGTGGACGGCGGTCTTCGCTTTCGGCGCCGCCGGCCTCATCACGCTGTCGACCACGACCGTCCTGGTGATCCTCGGCGTCGCCGTCGTCATCGCGACCCTGCTTACCCTCGGCCCGCTGCGCGCGCGCGTGCGCAGCACCAGCCCGATCCCGCCCGCCGAGACCGCCGAGTCCGCAGGCGCGGCCTCGACGGCCGGCCACACGCTCGACGAGAGGTCCCACCCATGA
- a CDS encoding F0F1 ATP synthase subunit delta gives MRATSRVSLEEATARFDPVLRGAGVRASELGEQLFALVDALDGSGSLRRTLTDPSIDGDAKAGLSRAVLARATPEVIDLVDSLVRSRWSAEADLAEAIEELGFQAVLASAEADDELVRVEDELFRITRALIGQREVRRALFDTTVAADRRIALVDQILAGRAAPVTALIARRATAHPRGRRFAATLGHAGDLAAARRNRLVASVTSAAELSDAQRDRLAAILGQAYGGQVQLNVTVDAGVIGGLRIQIGSDVVDSTVLSRLDDARRRLAS, from the coding sequence ATGCGCGCGACGAGCCGGGTCTCGCTCGAGGAGGCCACCGCGCGGTTCGACCCCGTGCTGCGCGGCGCCGGAGTCCGGGCGTCCGAGCTGGGCGAGCAGCTATTCGCCCTGGTCGACGCCCTCGACGGCTCGGGCTCGTTGCGCCGCACCCTAACGGACCCGTCCATCGACGGCGACGCCAAGGCCGGGCTGTCTCGGGCCGTGCTCGCGCGGGCCACCCCCGAGGTGATCGACCTGGTCGACTCGCTCGTGCGCTCGCGCTGGTCCGCCGAGGCGGACCTGGCCGAGGCGATCGAGGAGCTCGGCTTCCAGGCCGTGCTCGCCTCGGCCGAGGCCGACGACGAGCTGGTCCGCGTGGAGGACGAGCTGTTCCGCATCACGAGGGCGCTCATCGGCCAGCGCGAGGTGCGTCGCGCGCTGTTCGACACCACCGTGGCGGCCGACCGCCGGATCGCGCTCGTCGACCAGATCCTGGCTGGCCGCGCGGCCCCCGTGACGGCGCTCATCGCGCGCCGGGCGACCGCGCACCCGCGCGGGCGCCGGTTCGCCGCGACCCTGGGGCACGCGGGTGACCTCGCCGCCGCGCGCCGCAACCGCCTCGTCGCGTCGGTGACCTCCGCCGCGGAGCTCAGCGACGCGCAGCGCGACCGCCTCGCCGCGATCTTGGGGCAGGCGTACGGCGGCCAGGTCCAGCTGAACGTGACCGTGGACGCCGGCGTGATCGGCGGCCTGCGGATCCAGATCGGGTCCGATGTCGTGGACTCGACCGTGCTCTCGCGCCTCGACGATGCTCGACGACGACTTGCTAGCTGA
- the atpB gene encoding F0F1 ATP synthase subunit A, producing the protein MRPPASRDFREHALFSLATILPLAATGEGDSGFHAPSIADFFPAPFLFEGTPFEFNRLQLVRMVALVALLAVFLIAARRATLVPGRFQNAIEMILDFVRVNVAEEILGKAHARKYVALLTTIFCAILFFNLTSVIPFLNIAGTSLIGLPLLLALWVFAMYLGAGIKAHGLGGFLKNSLFPPGVPTFMYVLLTPIEFLTVFVLRPATLAIRLMANMVAGHLMLVLCLSATQFFIIEAAPAMKAFGALTFVSALALTLFEVFVAALQAYIFVVLTAVYLSLSIEEEH; encoded by the coding sequence ATGCGTCCGCCTGCAAGCCGCGATTTCAGGGAGCACGCACTGTTCAGCCTCGCGACGATCCTTCCCTTAGCCGCTACCGGTGAAGGCGACAGCGGATTTCACGCCCCGTCGATCGCCGACTTCTTCCCCGCGCCGTTCCTCTTCGAGGGCACGCCCTTCGAGTTCAACCGCCTGCAGCTCGTGCGCATGGTCGCGCTGGTGGCGCTTCTCGCCGTCTTCCTGATTGCGGCTCGCCGAGCGACGCTCGTGCCCGGCCGCTTTCAGAACGCGATCGAGATGATCCTGGACTTCGTCCGGGTCAATGTCGCCGAGGAGATCCTCGGAAAGGCGCACGCGCGCAAGTACGTCGCGCTCCTGACGACGATCTTCTGCGCGATCCTGTTCTTCAACCTCACGAGCGTGATCCCGTTCCTGAACATCGCCGGGACCTCGCTCATCGGGCTGCCGCTGCTGCTCGCGCTCTGGGTGTTCGCGATGTACCTCGGCGCGGGCATCAAGGCGCACGGTCTGGGTGGGTTCCTCAAGAACAGCCTGTTCCCGCCCGGCGTGCCGACGTTCATGTACGTGCTGCTCACGCCGATCGAGTTCCTCACGGTGTTCGTGCTGCGGCCCGCGACGCTGGCGATCCGGCTCATGGCCAACATGGTCGCCGGGCACCTCATGCTCGTGCTGTGCCTGTCGGCCACGCAGTTCTTCATCATCGAGGCCGCGCCCGCGATGAAGGCGTTCGGCGCCTTGACCTTCGTGAGTGCGCTCGCGCTGACGCTCTTCGAGGTCTTCGTCGCGGCGCTGCAGGCCTATATCTTCGTCGTGCTGACGGCCGTCTACCTGAGCCTGTCGATCGAAGAAGAGCACTGA
- the rpmE gene encoding 50S ribosomal protein L31 — protein sequence MKKDIHPDYVLTTVTCTCGNTFMTHSTEKSGDVRADVCNACHPFYTGKQKILDTGGRVARFEARYGKKKVAAKPADETVAAES from the coding sequence GTGAAGAAGGACATTCATCCCGACTACGTGCTGACGACGGTCACCTGTACCTGCGGCAACACGTTCATGACGCACTCGACCGAGAAGTCCGGCGACGTCCGCGCCGACGTGTGCAACGCCTGCCACCCGTTCTACACGGGCAAGCAGAAGATCCTGGACACGGGTGGCCGCGTCGCCCGCTTCGAGGCCCGTTACGGCAAGAAGAAGGTCGCCGCGAAGCCTGCTGACGAGACGGTCGCAGCCGAGAGCTAG
- a CDS encoding L-threonylcarbamoyladenylate synthase — protein MQDPNTWGPALDEAVNALSRGGLVVLPTDTVYGVAADAFAPDAVAALLAAKGRGRQQPPPVLVPDARTLDGLARDVPAAVRDLVAAFWPGGLTVICRAQPSLAWDLGETHGTVALRMPDHPAALALLRRTGPLAVSSANRTGHPAALAAAGALDELGDAIAVYLDGGAAPGGVASTIVDATGARLRLVRAGAIDVEALRAVAPVDGPEGAAG, from the coding sequence ATGCAGGACCCCAACACCTGGGGGCCCGCGCTCGACGAGGCCGTCAACGCGCTGTCCCGCGGCGGCCTCGTCGTCCTGCCGACCGACACCGTGTACGGCGTGGCGGCGGACGCCTTCGCCCCCGACGCCGTCGCGGCGCTGCTGGCCGCCAAGGGCCGCGGCCGTCAGCAGCCGCCGCCCGTGCTCGTGCCCGACGCGCGGACGCTCGACGGCCTGGCCAGGGACGTCCCCGCCGCCGTGCGGGACCTGGTCGCGGCGTTCTGGCCGGGCGGGCTCACGGTGATCTGCCGCGCGCAGCCGTCGCTGGCGTGGGACCTGGGCGAGACGCACGGCACGGTCGCCCTCCGGATGCCCGACCATCCGGCCGCGCTCGCGCTGCTGCGCCGCACCGGCCCGCTGGCGGTCTCGAGCGCCAACCGCACCGGCCACCCGGCCGCCCTGGCGGCCGCGGGCGCGCTCGACGAGCTCGGCGACGCGATCGCGGTGTACCTCGACGGCGGCGCCGCGCCGGGCGGGGTCGCGTCGACGATCGTGGACGCGACCGGCGCCCGGCTGCGGCTCGTGCGCGCGGGCGCGATCGACGTCGAGGCGCTGCGCGCGGTCGCCCCGGTCGACGGCCCCGAGGGCGCCGCCGGATGA
- the atpE gene encoding ATP synthase F0 subunit C: MDTITLAEVSGNVATIGYGLAVIGPGIGLGILIGKTIEGIARQPEVAGQLRTTMFIGIGFVEVLGLLGLITGFLFT; this comes from the coding sequence GTGGACACCATCACTCTTGCCGAGGTCTCCGGCAACGTCGCGACCATCGGGTACGGCCTTGCCGTGATCGGCCCGGGAATCGGTCTGGGCATCCTCATCGGTAAGACGATCGAGGGCATCGCACGCCAGCCCGAGGTCGCCGGCCAGCTGCGCACCACCATGTTCATCGGCATCGGCTTCGTCGAGGTGCTCGGACTGCTCGGCCTGATCACGGGCTTCCTGTTCACATGA
- a CDS encoding F0F1 ATP synthase subunit B, which produces MIVPALTAAVLAAAEEGSEPQGIELLIPAVYDIVWSSIVLVIIAIAFYRFILPSFTRILDERTAKIEGGLAKAESVQAEADAALVRYTQELAAARSDAARIREEARVEGAAIIAELRTKASGEADRILETAQRQIEAERKQASVSLRSEVGTLATALAGKIVGESLDDVARQSRVVDRFLDELDASTTADAGKGK; this is translated from the coding sequence ATGATCGTCCCGGCGCTGACGGCCGCCGTGCTGGCGGCTGCCGAAGAAGGCTCGGAGCCCCAGGGCATCGAGCTGTTGATCCCGGCGGTCTACGACATCGTGTGGTCGTCGATCGTGCTCGTGATCATCGCGATCGCGTTCTACCGGTTCATCCTGCCGAGCTTCACGAGAATCCTCGACGAGCGCACCGCCAAGATCGAGGGCGGGCTCGCCAAGGCGGAGTCCGTCCAGGCGGAGGCCGACGCGGCGCTCGTGCGCTACACGCAGGAGCTCGCCGCGGCGCGCTCCGACGCCGCGCGCATCCGTGAGGAAGCGCGCGTCGAGGGTGCGGCGATCATCGCCGAGCTGCGCACGAAGGCCTCGGGCGAGGCAGACCGGATCCTGGAGACGGCACAGCGCCAGATCGAGGCCGAGCGCAAGCAGGCGTCGGTCTCGCTGCGCAGCGAAGTCGGCACGCTCGCGACCGCGCTCGCCGGGAAGATCGTCGGCGAGTCCCTCGACGACGTCGCGCGCCAGTCGCGCGTGGTCGACCGGTTCCTGGACGAGCTCGACGCGTCCACCACGGCGGACGCAGGCAAGGGGAAGTGA
- the atpA gene encoding F0F1 ATP synthase subunit alpha — protein sequence MAELTIRPDEIRAALDSFVKSYEPTAAVTEEVGRVILAGDGIAQVEGLPGAMANELLRFEDGTLGLALNLDVREIGVVVLGEFTGIEEGQEVRRTGEVLSVPVGDGYLGRVVDPLGTPIDGLGPVATTGRRALELQAPGVMARKSVHEPLQTGLKAIDAMIPIGRGQRQLIIGDRQTGKTAVAVDTIINQKSNWATGDPKKQVRCIYVAIGQKGSTIAAVRGALEEAGALEYTTIVAAPASDPAGFKYLAPYTGSAIGQHWMYEGKHVLIVFDDLSKQAEAYRAVSLLLRRPPGREAYPGDVFYLHSRLLERCAKLNDELGAGSMTGLPIIETKANDVSAYIPTNVISITDGQIFLQSDLFNADQRPAVDVGISVSRVGGSAQVKAMKQVSGTLKIDLAQFRSLEAFAMFASDLDPASRAQLTRGARLMELLKQAQYTPYPVEDQVASIWAGTKGKLDDVPIEDVRRFESELLDHLRRNTEVLTTIASSGKLEEATEKELDAAVGDFRNGFLKADGTPLVGGDEEPEVEVVQEQIVKQKKG from the coding sequence ATGGCTGAGCTGACGATCCGGCCCGACGAGATCAGGGCCGCGCTGGACAGCTTCGTGAAGTCCTACGAGCCGACCGCCGCGGTGACCGAAGAGGTCGGCCGCGTCATCCTCGCGGGCGACGGCATCGCCCAGGTCGAGGGACTTCCCGGCGCGATGGCGAACGAGCTGCTGCGCTTCGAGGACGGCACCCTCGGCCTTGCCCTCAACCTCGACGTGCGCGAGATCGGCGTCGTCGTGCTCGGGGAGTTCACGGGCATCGAGGAGGGCCAGGAGGTCCGCCGCACGGGCGAGGTGCTGTCCGTCCCGGTCGGTGACGGCTACCTCGGCCGCGTCGTCGACCCGCTCGGCACCCCGATCGACGGGCTCGGCCCGGTCGCCACGACCGGCCGCCGCGCGCTCGAGCTCCAGGCCCCCGGGGTGATGGCGCGTAAGAGCGTGCACGAGCCCCTGCAGACCGGGCTCAAGGCCATCGACGCGATGATCCCGATCGGGCGCGGCCAGCGCCAGCTCATCATCGGCGACCGCCAGACGGGCAAGACGGCCGTCGCGGTCGACACGATCATCAACCAGAAGTCGAACTGGGCGACCGGCGACCCGAAGAAGCAGGTGCGCTGCATCTACGTCGCGATCGGCCAGAAGGGGTCGACGATCGCCGCCGTGCGCGGCGCCCTCGAGGAGGCCGGCGCGCTCGAGTACACGACGATCGTCGCCGCTCCCGCGTCCGACCCGGCCGGCTTCAAGTACCTCGCGCCGTACACCGGCTCGGCCATCGGCCAGCACTGGATGTACGAGGGCAAGCACGTCCTGATCGTCTTCGACGACCTGTCGAAGCAGGCCGAGGCGTACCGCGCCGTGTCCCTGCTGCTGCGGCGCCCGCCGGGCCGCGAGGCGTACCCGGGCGACGTGTTCTACCTGCACTCGCGCCTGCTCGAGCGTTGCGCGAAGCTCAACGACGAGCTGGGTGCGGGCTCGATGACGGGGCTGCCCATCATCGAGACGAAGGCGAACGACGTCTCGGCGTACATCCCGACCAACGTCATCTCGATCACGGACGGGCAGATCTTCCTGCAGTCCGATTTGTTCAACGCCGATCAGCGCCCCGCGGTCGACGTCGGCATCTCGGTCTCCCGCGTCGGCGGCTCGGCGCAGGTCAAGGCCATGAAGCAGGTGTCCGGGACGCTCAAGATCGACCTCGCGCAGTTCCGTTCGCTCGAGGCGTTCGCGATGTTCGCCTCTGACCTCGACCCCGCCTCGCGCGCTCAGCTGACGCGCGGTGCGCGCCTGATGGAGCTGCTCAAGCAGGCCCAGTACACGCCGTACCCGGTCGAGGACCAGGTCGCGTCGATCTGGGCCGGCACCAAGGGCAAGCTCGACGACGTCCCGATCGAGGACGTGCGCCGGTTCGAGTCTGAGCTGCTCGACCACCTGCGCCGCAACACCGAGGTGCTCACGACGATCGCGTCGTCGGGCAAGCTCGAGGAGGCGACCGAGAAGGAGCTGGACGCGGCGGTCGGCGACTTCCGCAACGGGTTCCTCAAGGCCGACGGCACGCCGCTCGTCGGCGGCGACGAAGAGCCCGAGGTCGAGGTCGTGCAGGAGCAGATCGTCAAGCAGAAGAAGGGCTGA
- the rho gene encoding transcription termination factor Rho, with product MTETIDSAVSSASGAAGGTARSAAVSAMRLPELQALAAQLGVPGTSKMRKSDLVDAIKSRRNGGAAQARRDVATTTAAAAAPAAAAPVAIAPAVTAPVAERAPRSRRATRSAAEPAASSTAPSSAAPSSTAVSQAAASQAAASEAPARSAESNGHGDRPASHDLDVRRALAETRGDRAARASEAVDSVTAGIVINERPERGSRRSGRVGQGQGQNHDDGDDAGADAGEDHGQRHGGQGQNGQQPQAGQGQAGQQRQSAGRGQQNPGTANVLDDDDERGGRRRRSRDRYRDRDRSKRTTRGGRPAGSDLTGYEEVEVNDDDVLLPVAGILDIKDNYAFVRTSGYLPGDNDVYVAMGQVKKSGLRKGDAVTGAVRQPREGEVPNPNAGRNSKFNALVRLDSVNGRSPDQAHGRAEFGKLTPLYPQDRLRLETEPNILTTRVIDLVSPIGKGQRGLIVSPPKAGKTLVLQAIANAITTNNPEVHLMVVLVDERPEEVTDMQRTVKGEVIASTFDRPADDHTTVAELAIERAKRLVELGQDVVVLLDSITRLGRAYNISAPASGRILSGGVDSSALYPPKRFFGAARNIEHGGSLTILATALVETGSKADEVIFEEFKGTGNMELKLSRQLADKRIFPAVDVDASGTRREEILVPADELKINWKLRRVMSALDQQQSIELLLGKLRETRSNVEFLLQVQKTTPTGPGQRGSSTD from the coding sequence GTGACTGAAACTATCGATTCCGCCGTGAGTAGCGCCTCGGGCGCCGCTGGCGGAACTGCCCGCAGCGCCGCGGTCTCCGCGATGCGCCTGCCGGAGCTGCAGGCGCTCGCCGCGCAGCTGGGCGTGCCGGGCACGTCCAAGATGCGCAAGAGCGACCTCGTGGACGCCATCAAGTCCCGCCGTAACGGCGGCGCAGCGCAGGCTCGTCGCGACGTCGCGACGACGACCGCCGCCGCCGCCGCGCCGGCCGCCGCCGCGCCTGTCGCGATCGCGCCGGCCGTGACTGCCCCGGTCGCCGAGCGGGCCCCGCGCTCGCGCCGCGCCACCCGCAGCGCCGCCGAGCCCGCCGCGTCGAGCACTGCCCCGTCGAGCGCTGCCCCGTCGAGCACTGCCGTGTCGCAGGCCGCCGCGTCGCAGGCCGCCGCGAGCGAGGCTCCGGCCCGGAGCGCCGAGTCCAACGGCCACGGCGATCGCCCGGCCTCGCACGACCTCGACGTGCGTCGCGCGCTCGCCGAGACGCGGGGGGACCGCGCCGCGCGCGCCTCCGAGGCGGTCGACTCCGTGACCGCCGGGATCGTCATCAACGAGCGGCCCGAGCGAGGCTCGCGCCGGTCCGGCCGGGTCGGCCAGGGCCAGGGCCAGAACCACGACGACGGCGACGACGCCGGGGCCGACGCGGGCGAGGACCATGGCCAGCGCCACGGCGGCCAGGGCCAGAACGGCCAGCAGCCGCAGGCCGGCCAGGGCCAGGCGGGCCAGCAGCGGCAGAGCGCCGGCCGGGGACAGCAGAACCCGGGCACCGCGAACGTCCTGGACGACGACGACGAGCGCGGGGGCCGCCGTCGGCGCAGCCGCGATCGGTACCGCGACCGCGACCGCAGCAAGCGCACGACGCGCGGCGGCCGGCCCGCCGGCAGCGACCTCACGGGGTACGAAGAGGTAGAGGTGAACGACGACGACGTGCTGCTGCCCGTCGCCGGCATCCTCGACATCAAGGACAACTACGCCTTCGTGCGCACGAGCGGCTACCTGCCGGGCGACAACGACGTGTATGTGGCCATGGGCCAGGTCAAGAAGTCCGGGCTGCGCAAGGGCGACGCCGTGACCGGCGCCGTCCGGCAGCCGCGCGAGGGCGAGGTGCCCAACCCGAACGCCGGCCGCAACAGCAAGTTCAACGCGCTCGTCCGGCTTGACTCCGTCAACGGCCGTAGCCCCGACCAGGCGCACGGGCGTGCCGAGTTCGGCAAGCTCACGCCGCTGTACCCGCAGGACCGGCTGCGGCTGGAGACCGAGCCGAACATCCTGACGACCCGCGTCATCGACCTGGTCTCGCCGATCGGCAAGGGTCAGCGCGGGCTCATCGTCTCCCCGCCCAAGGCGGGCAAGACGCTTGTGCTGCAGGCGATCGCCAACGCGATCACGACGAACAACCCCGAGGTCCACCTCATGGTCGTGCTCGTCGACGAGCGCCCCGAAGAGGTGACCGACATGCAGCGCACGGTCAAGGGCGAGGTCATCGCCTCGACCTTCGACCGGCCCGCCGACGATCACACCACGGTCGCCGAGCTCGCGATCGAGCGTGCCAAGCGCCTGGTCGAGCTGGGCCAGGACGTCGTGGTGCTGCTCGACTCGATCACCCGGCTCGGGCGCGCGTACAACATCTCGGCGCCCGCCTCGGGCCGGATCCTGTCCGGTGGAGTCGACTCGAGCGCGCTGTACCCGCCCAAGCGCTTCTTCGGCGCGGCCCGCAACATCGAGCACGGGGGATCGCTGACCATCCTGGCGACCGCCCTGGTCGAGACGGGGTCGAAGGCCGACGAGGTCATCTTCGAGGAGTTCAAGGGCACCGGGAACATGGAGCTCAAGCTCTCCCGGCAGCTCGCGGACAAGCGGATCTTCCCGGCCGTGGACGTCGACGCGTCGGGCACCCGCCGCGAGGAGATCCTCGTGCCGGCGGACGAGCTCAAGATCAACTGGAAGCTGCGCCGCGTGATGAGCGCGCTCGACCAGCAGCAGTCGATCGAGCTGCTCCTGGGCAAGCTGCGCGAGACGCGCAGCAACGTCGAGTTCCTGCTGCAGGTCCAGAAGACCACGCCGACCGGCCCCGGCCAGCGCGGCAGCAGCACGGACTGA
- the prmC gene encoding peptide chain release factor N(5)-glutamine methyltransferase produces the protein MSDRPAGADAGLGAALRAAEATLASAGVPSPRADAELLAAHLLGIGRGEVQVAAILGRPAPAGFAELVARRAARIPLQHLTGTAPFRGLELAVGPGVFVPRPETEQVAQVAIDAAAARPGDQVLVVDLCTGSGAIALAVAHEVPGALVHAVELDAAAHAWAERNVAALSAGRVRLHRGDARTALAALDGTVDVVVSNPPYVPPGAVPVDPEVAEHDPAVALYGLGADGLEVPRGIVAAAARLLRPGGLLVLEHAEVQDAAARAMVDATGLFGPAETQPDLTGRARMVVARRSDAGRRPPATALDVEHSPS, from the coding sequence GTGAGCGACCGCCCTGCGGGGGCCGACGCCGGCCTGGGGGCGGCGCTGCGCGCGGCCGAGGCGACGCTCGCGAGCGCGGGGGTGCCGTCGCCGCGGGCCGACGCCGAGCTGCTCGCCGCACACCTGCTGGGCATCGGGCGCGGCGAGGTCCAGGTCGCGGCGATCCTCGGCCGGCCCGCACCCGCGGGGTTCGCTGAGCTCGTCGCCCGCCGCGCGGCCCGGATCCCGCTCCAGCACCTCACGGGGACGGCGCCGTTCCGCGGGCTCGAGCTCGCCGTCGGCCCCGGCGTGTTCGTGCCCCGGCCCGAGACCGAGCAGGTCGCTCAGGTCGCGATCGACGCGGCCGCCGCGCGGCCGGGCGACCAGGTGCTCGTGGTGGACCTGTGCACCGGCTCGGGCGCGATCGCGCTCGCCGTCGCGCACGAGGTGCCGGGTGCGCTCGTGCACGCGGTCGAGCTCGACGCGGCCGCCCATGCCTGGGCCGAGCGCAACGTCGCGGCCCTGTCGGCCGGCCGGGTCCGGCTGCACCGCGGAGACGCCCGCACGGCACTCGCCGCGCTGGACGGGACGGTCGACGTCGTCGTGTCGAACCCGCCGTACGTCCCGCCGGGCGCGGTGCCGGTCGACCCCGAGGTCGCGGAGCACGATCCCGCGGTCGCGCTGTACGGGCTCGGCGCCGACGGGCTGGAGGTGCCGCGCGGGATCGTCGCCGCCGCGGCGCGGCTGCTGCGGCCGGGTGGCCTGCTCGTGCTCGAGCACGCCGAGGTCCAGGACGCCGCCGCGCGGGCGATGGTCGACGCGACCGGCCTGTTCGGGCCCGCCGAGACGCAGCCGGACCTGACCGGCCGCGCGCGCATGGTCGTGGCGCGCCGGTCGGACGCGGGCCGCCGTCCCCCGGCGACCGCCCTCGACGTGGAACACTCGCCGTCGTGA
- the prfA gene encoding peptide chain release factor 1 encodes MSEDFGSAEQLLAEHAEIETQLSDPSVHADAGRARRLGRRYAELGQVVAAYRGWRQATQDLADATEIAEEDASFAAELAGLRTAAEEAAERLRRVLIPRDPDDARDVILEIKAGEGGDESALFAADLLRMYLRYAERRGWKTEIIESTPSDLGGYKDVQVALKNRGSGPVDPAAGVFASLKYEGGVHRVQRVPVTESQGRIHTSAAGVLVFPEVDDPGELEIDQNDLRIDVYRSSGPGGQSVNTTDSAVRITHLPTGIVVAMQNEKSQLQNREQGMRVLRARILAARAEAEAAAASVVRRSQVRTVDRSERIRTYNYPENRIADHRTGYKAYNLDAVLDGDLEPVVRSAIEADEAAQLAAAGSDA; translated from the coding sequence ATGAGCGAGGACTTCGGGTCCGCTGAGCAGCTGCTCGCGGAGCATGCCGAGATCGAGACGCAGCTGTCCGACCCCTCGGTGCATGCGGACGCGGGTCGCGCGCGCCGGCTCGGGCGGCGCTACGCCGAGCTCGGCCAGGTCGTCGCCGCGTACCGCGGCTGGCGCCAGGCCACGCAGGACCTCGCGGACGCGACCGAGATCGCCGAGGAGGACGCGTCGTTCGCCGCCGAGCTCGCCGGGCTGCGCACCGCCGCCGAGGAGGCCGCCGAGCGCCTGCGCCGCGTGCTCATCCCGCGCGATCCCGACGACGCGCGCGACGTGATCCTCGAGATCAAGGCCGGCGAGGGCGGCGACGAGTCGGCGCTGTTCGCGGCCGACCTGTTGCGCATGTACCTGCGCTATGCCGAGCGCCGCGGCTGGAAGACCGAGATCATCGAGTCCACCCCCTCCGACCTGGGCGGCTACAAGGACGTGCAGGTCGCGCTCAAGAACCGCGGCAGCGGGCCGGTCGATCCCGCGGCCGGCGTGTTCGCCTCGTTGAAGTACGAGGGCGGCGTGCACCGGGTTCAGCGCGTGCCCGTGACCGAGTCGCAGGGGCGCATCCACACCTCCGCGGCCGGCGTGCTCGTCTTCCCCGAGGTCGACGACCCGGGCGAGCTCGAGATCGACCAGAACGACCTGCGCATCGACGTCTACCGCTCCTCCGGCCCCGGCGGGCAGTCGGTCAACACCACCGACTCGGCCGTGCGCATCACCCACCTGCCCACGGGCATCGTCGTGGCGATGCAGAACGAGAAGTCGCAGCTGCAGAACCGCGAGCAGGGCATGCGCGTGCTGCGGGCGCGCATCCTGGCCGCGCGCGCCGAGGCCGAAGCCGCGGCGGCCTCGGTCGTCCGGCGCTCCCAGGTGCGCACGGTCGACCGCTCGGAGCGGATCCGGACCTACAACTACCCCGAGAACCGGATCGCGGACCACCGCACCGGGTACAAGGCGTACAACCTCGATGCCGTGCTCGACGGCGACCTCGAGCCGGTCGTGCGGTCGGCGATCGAGGCCGACGAGGCGGCGCAGCTCGCCGCGGCCGGCTCCGACGCGTGA